The DNA window CTCGGCGGTGGCCCCCGGATTGGCCACGCCGTCGCGGAGAAATTTGTCTCACAAGGCTACAGCGTCGCGCTGGGACGGCGTAGCACCCAAGCCTCGGAGGCCATCAAAGGTGTGACGCCTGTGACGGTGGACGTGGCGAGTATGCAGTCCGTGGAGGCGGCGTTTGCGGAGGTCGAGACCAAGCTGGGTTTTCCGAAAGTGGTCGTGTACAACGGTGAAATCCCCCTATATGCCCCTCTTTTGGTTTGAAAGGTCCTGAAGTAGAAGAGGTAGGATGATCATCGGGAAGAAAGTGGCTAATGGCGAATGCAATGTGTATAGCGGCGAACCTCACGTTTCCACCCAAGCAGGGCGATCCGTTCAGCGTCCCACCCGAGGCATTTGCGAACGATACGGCCATCAACTTATCAGGTGGGTACGCGGCGCTATACGCAGCAACGCGCGGATGGGAAAAGTTTCGCGAGGGCGGCTCGGCTACTCCTAAACATGGAGGGGTGTTTATCGCAACGGGCAACGTGACGCCGTTTTACCCCAATCCAATCGCGACCTCGCTAGCGGCGGGCAAAGCGGGACTCGTGCACCTTGTTGAGCTGGCGGAGCAGGAGTGCAAAGCGGCTGGCGACAGGCGAGTCCCCCGTCTCCTCTTTTAACATCCCCGAAGCATAGTTAGGAGTGAAGATCCAGATAAAACGTGTCGCCGTGGTGATGTGGATTGGTAACTGACTAGCGTTGGAGTAGGTTCTATTTCGTATCGCAGATCATGGATGGCGGTGGCCCAGTGCCATACGAGCTTGTCGGAGGCAAAGCACACGCGGAAGCGTACTGGGAGATTGTGCAGGGGAAGGTGGGCAAGGATACCTGGGATGTGAGGTTTGTGGCTGGGAAGGACGGAAATATTATATATGAAAAAGGAGGATAGTACTTGGTATTGGACACAATGGCGGACAACTTCCAATCCACGGATGCAAGGAGAATGAAAATGTGAAACTTGAAATCAGCAAATTGTGAACAGAATGCAAGGCGAGAAACTTATCTCAATATATGCTGTCGACTGTGACTACAGGTCTTCTTTCGGCAATTTGCCCATAAAAGGATACTCAAGCAATAATGGGCCGCGGATTATCCTATCGCATCTCTGTGTTGCTCTCTCCGGCACCTTCAAGGTGTATGTGGGTAACTCGAGCAGGGATATTGGTGAGCAAGGCTCGTTCACTGTCTAAAGTGAAGCAGAATTATGAATCACTAGTACCTGCTATTGAGATATGTAAGACAAACGATATAAAGGTGATCTTGTCTTTACGGAGTGCCTTCGGAGCATACTCGCTTTCGTCGTAGGAAGAGACTAAACGAATTAGCCCAAAACTATAGGAAGCATACGGCAATACGAGCATAAGAGGAGTTCCCTATCCGTTTCGAAATACGTTCGTTGATTGGTAGGACGCTGATATTGCTTTATTTAGCAATCAATGCCCGCAATTTTCGACACTACAAGCCACCAACAGTTAGCTTCTGGATTAATACATGCTACTGTATGAGCTCTCCAAATGGACGATGTTCATTGGGGTGGGTTCTCTGTAACTACACACAGGTCTATGCAGCATTCACTTTCGAGATATACGCTGACCAACGGCGACATAATTTTAAAGCAGGCTTTAGACGCGATCGGGCGACCAACGGCAAAGTGCTAGACAGCCCCAAACACTCGGAATCCTTTTGTGCGATAAGTG is part of the Penicillium psychrofluorescens genome assembly, chromosome: 4 genome and encodes:
- a CDS encoding uncharacterized protein (ID:PFLUO_005921-T1.cds;~source:funannotate) is translated as MTQPVAFILGGGPRIGHAVAEKFVSQGYSVALGRRSTQASEAIKGVTPVTVDVASMQSVEAAFAEVETKLGFPKVVVYNAANLTFPPKQGDPFSVPPEAFANDTAINLSGGYAALYAATRGWEKFREGGSATPKHGGVFIATGNVTPFYPNPIATSLAAGKAGLVHLVELAEQECKAAGDRRVPRLLF